From a single Candidatus Desulfatibia profunda genomic region:
- a CDS encoding RNA-binding protein: MKIYVGNLSYEVTEEDLRLAFDQFGQVESATIIKDKYSGRSKGFGFVEMASKAEGQSAIDGLNGKELKGRTLNVNEARPRTESRGSRGGYGGGRGGQGRGR, translated from the coding sequence TTGTCGTACGAGGTCACCGAAGAGGACTTACGGCTGGCTTTTGATCAATTCGGGCAGGTTGAATCCGCAACCATTATAAAAGACAAGTATAGTGGTCGATCAAAAGGATTTGGATTCGTGGAGATGGCCTCTAAAGCTGAAGGGCAGTCTGCAATCGATGGCCTAAATGGCAAAGAGCTAAAAGGAAGAACGCTTAACGTGAATGAGGCTCGCCCTCGCACCGAAAGTCGCGGTAGTAGAGGAGGATACGGTGGTGGCAGAGGAGGACAAGGGCGTGGCAGATGA